A region of Sugiyamaella lignohabitans strain CBS 10342 chromosome A, complete sequence DNA encodes the following proteins:
- the TOM22 gene encoding Tom22p (Component of the TOM (Translocase of Outer Membrane) complex; responsible for initial import of mitochondrially directed proteins; mediates interaction between TOM and TIM complexes and acts as a receptor for precursor proteins; GO_component: GO:0016021 - integral component of membrane [Evidence IEA]; GO_component: GO:0016021 - integral component of membrane [Evidence ISM] [PMID 12192589]; GO_component: GO:0031307 - integral component of mitochondrial outer membrane [Evidence IDA] [PMID 16689936]; GO_component: GO:0016020 - membrane [Evidence IEA]; GO_component: GO:0005741 - mitochondrial outer membrane [Evidence IEA,IEA,IEA]; GO_component: GO:0005741 - mitochondrial outer membrane [Evidence IDA] [PMID 16407407]; GO_component: GO:0005742 - mitochondrial outer membrane translocase complex [Evidence IDA] [PMID 9774667]; GO_component: GO:0005739 - mitochondrion [Evidence IEA]; GO_component: GO:0005739 - mitochondrion [Evidence IDA] [PMID 16823961]; GO_function: GO:0015266 - protein channel activity [Evidence IMP] [PMID 10519552]; GO_process: GO:0006886 - intracellular protein transport [Evidence IEA]; GO_process: GO:0030150 - protein import into mitochondrial matrix [Evidence IMP] [PMID 10519552]; GO_process: GO:0030150 - protein import into mitochondrial matrix [Evidence IMP] [PMID 9774667]; GO_process: GO:0045040 - protein import into mitochondrial outer membrane [Evidence IMP] [PMID 12628251]; GO_process: GO:0015031 - protein transport [Evidence IEA]; GO_process: GO:0006810 - transport [Evidence IEA]): protein MVKVTLVDEEVIEVPSTEEKIIEENDADFTDTDSEVSDDEYDDDDIENETIMERIVALKDVIAPQYRNSIASTASSIYNGISSSFLFGGKALWVITTSSLLLGVPLSLSIISEQQLIEMEKEMKLSQSTNEVLAPGAEQGFQAPPAQQ, encoded by the coding sequence ATGGTTAAAGTGACTTTGGTTGACGAAGAGGTTATTGAGGTTCCCTCTACCGAGGAAAAGATCATCGAAGAAAACGATGCTGACTTTACCGACACCGATAGCGAAGTATCTGACGACGAAtatgacgacgatgatatAGAGAATGAGACAATCATGGAGCGTATTGTTGCCCTTAAAGACGTTATTGCTCCTCAATACAGAAACAGCATTGCTTCTACCGCTAGTTCTATTTATAATGGtatttcttcctcttttcttttcgGAGGTAAGGCTCTCTGGGTCATTACTACCTCGTCTTTGCTTTTGGGTGTCCCCCTATCTTTGTCGATTATCAGTGAACAACAACTAATTGAAATGGAAAAGGAAATGAAGCTATCACAATCTACCAACGAAGTCCTTGCTCCTGGAGCTGAACAAGGTTTCCAGGCCCCTCCTGCCCAACAATAA
- the FTH1 gene encoding Fth1p (Putative high affinity iron transporter; involved in transport of intravacuolar stores of iron; forms complex with Fet5p; expression is regulated by iron; proposed to play indirect role in endocytosis; protein abundance increases in response to DNA replication stress; GO_component: GO:0000329 - fungal-type vacuole membrane [Evidence IDA] [PMID 10608875]; GO_component: GO:0000329 - fungal-type vacuole membrane [Evidence IDA] [PMID 14562095]; GO_component: GO:0016021 - integral component of membrane [Evidence IEA]; GO_component: GO:0016021 - integral component of membrane [Evidence ISM] [PMID 12192589]; GO_component: GO:0016020 - membrane [Evidence IEA,IEA]; GO_component: GO:0005774 - vacuolar membrane [Evidence IEA]; GO_component: GO:0005773 - vacuole [Evidence IEA]; GO_function: GO:0005381 - iron ion transmembrane transporter activity [Evidence TAS] [PMID 10608875]; GO_process: GO:0006897 - endocytosis [Evidence IMP] [PMID 11378903]; GO_process: GO:0006827 - high-affinity iron ion transport [Evidence IPI] [PMID 10608875]; GO_process: GO:0006811 - ion transport [Evidence IEA]; GO_process: GO:0055072 - iron ion homeostasis [Evidence IEA]; GO_process: GO:0055085 - transmembrane transport [Evidence IEA]; GO_process: GO:0006810 - transport [Evidence IEA]) translates to MIAFQDYFSIQVFFLIFRETLETAVIVSVLLAFLKRGLSNDKPSPSDGYSSIDNTDNETVTNSPTISSADNSRVYRQLVLQVWIGAALGLFICLVIGSLFIFAFYYLGTNLWNVTERIWEATFSILASLIITGMGLTMLRINKMKEKWRLKLAKIIIDTHEGHAGWGLSYFSRKYAMAILPLITTLREGLEAVVFLGGVGVSNPISSFPLAVITAIALGSYIGYCMYQYGSHVSIQYFLIGSTCFLYLVAAGLISRGVWFLELESFIKKVGVDISENGSGPGSYDITNSVWHVNCCNGQTDGLWMLFNALFGWQNSATYGSVISYNLYWYVVIISIVLIRYKEVHNKLPLIPESWTASRKHKQLHSTASAEDLLNRATALYTANNSEVSSVAPGAPRPSHDSVHSDSPLIR, encoded by the coding sequence atgattgCATTTCAAGACTACTTCTCTATTCAGGTGTTCTTCCTGATTTTCAGAGAGACTCTTGAGACGGCTGTTATTGTATCTGTGCTACTGGCATTTTTAAAACGTGGGTTGTCTAATGATAAACCGTCGCCATCAGATGGTTATTCTTCTATTGATAATACCGATAATGAAACGGTAACGAATTCACCAACGATCTCGTCGGCAGATAATTCCAGAGTGTATAGACAGCTGGTGCTACAAGTATGGATTGGCGCTGCTCTaggtttatttatttgtctGGTTATTGGCTCGTTGTTTATTTTCGCATTCTATTATTTGGGTACTAATTTGTGGAATGTCACTGAGCGAATTTGGGAAGCGACATTTTCTATTCTGGCATCGCTCATTATCACCGGCATGGGCTTGACCATGCTGAGaatcaacaaaatgaaGGAGAAGTGGAGACTTAAATTAGCcaaaattattattgataCTCACGAAGGACATGCGGGATGGGGCTTGAGCTACTTTTCTCGTAAATATGCTATGGCCATCTTGCCATTAATTACGACTCTTCGAGAGGGGCTCGAGGCAGTTGTGTTCCTCGGAGGTGTTGGTGTCAGTAATCCTATTTCCTCATTCCCATTAGCTGTTATCACAGCTATAGCTCTTGGCTCATATATTGGATACTGTATGTACCAATACGGCAGCCATGTTTCTATCCAATATTTCCTTATTGGCTCGACATGTTTCTTGTACCTCGTGGCAGCCGGCTTGATCTCTCGTGGTGTCTGGTTCCTTGAACTCGAGAGTTTTATCAAGAAGGTTGGTGTTGACATCAGTGAGAATGGATCGGGTCCTGGCTCTTACGATATCACCAACTCTGTATGGCACGTCAACTGTTGTAACGGACAGACCGACGGACTGTGGATGCTATTCAATGCACTCTTCGGATGGCAGAACAGTGCCACCTATGGCTCAGTCATTTCGTACAATCTGTACTGGTATGTCGTGATCATTTCTATTGTCCTTATTCGTTATAAGGAGGTACACAACAAACTGCCACTGATTCCCGAATCCTGGACTGCTTCTCGCAAACACAAGCAGCTCCACTCAACTGCATCTGCTGAAGACCTGCTCAACCGAGCCACTGCTCTCTACACTGCCAACAATAGCGAAGTGTCGTCTGTCGCCCCAGGAGCACCACGGCCCTCTCACGACTCTGTCCACAGTGACAGTC
- the FMO1 gene encoding Fmo1p (Flavin-containing monooxygenase; localized to the cytoplasmic face of the ER membrane; catalyzes oxidation of biological thiols to maintain the ER redox buffer ratio for correct folding of disulfide-bonded proteins; GO_component: GO:0005789 - endoplasmic reticulum membrane [Evidence IDA] [PMID 10077572]; GO_function: GO:0004499 - N,N-dimethylaniline monooxygenase activity [Evidence IEA]; GO_function: GO:0004499 - N,N-dimethylaniline monooxygenase activity [Evidence IDA] [PMID 10600176]; GO_function: GO:0050661 - NADP binding [Evidence IEA]; GO_function: GO:0050660 - flavin adenine dinucleotide binding [Evidence IEA]; GO_function: GO:0004497 - monooxygenase activity [Evidence IEA]; GO_function: GO:0016491 - oxidoreductase activity [Evidence IEA]; GO_process: GO:0055114 - oxidation-reduction process [Evidence IEA,IEA]; GO_process: GO:0006457 - protein folding [Evidence IDA] [PMID 10077572]) — protein MTQTELPKRTEPVRSVAIIGGGASGAIALDSLIKEGVFDKITVFERRDVLGGVWHLDENPDQLSVPPGAPESELDPPLEVPVQLLDDADIRSVNAPRSSQQRYIHTASFDGMRTNIPERIMTYSDDPHWEFLDRPGKDTFTSVKAVSRYIETYLARHPEHVVLRTTVEDISKDFNKPNSQYKLVLRTETDQKDENGDLIDKWWTESYDAVILANGHYHVPYITPVPGIDEVFKEFPGVITHAKTFRDHNVYKDKRVIVVGARASAIDIYRLISPITKEVYSSRRSPNLFVADPDGPNNQIKPVIDRYEVYEEDGKKSFRVVFEDGSVVTNPDEVIYGTGFRFSFPFLKRLIPDFSIGNIIPLAYQHTFYIPDPTLALVGVPIDGLSFRVFEYQAVLVARFFAGNAVLPPEEVQRQWTEERFSRFGNTRQYHSIGVDAALPYYDDLITIGGGVDPIGKPGSRPFPVLSVTDIETLKAERERLRKFFNDTSIQK, from the coding sequence ATGACCCAAACTGAGCTTCCCAAGCGGACAGAACCAGTCAGATCAGTTGCTATTATTGGCGGGGGTGCTTCGGGAGCAATTGCCCTGGACTCGTTGATCAAAGAAGGTGTCTTTGACAAAATAACAGTCTTTGAGAGGCGAGATGTGTTAGGTGGAGTCTGGCATTTGGATGAGAATCCAGATCAACTGTCAGTTCCTCCCGGAGCTCCTGAGAGCGAACTTGATCCACCATTAGAAGTTCCGGTACAATTGTTGGATGATGCAGATATTAGGTCAGTTAATGCTCCTAGATCATCGCAGCAGCGATATATTCATACAGCCTCTTTTGATGGTATGAGAACAAATATTCCAGAAAGAATTATGACATATTCTGATGATCCACACTGGGAATTTTTAGATCGACCAGGAAAGGATACTTTTACCAGTGTGAAAGCAGTCAGTCGGTATATAGAGACCTATCTAGCCAGACATCCGGAGCATGTTGTATTGCGCACTACAGTTGAGGACATTTCCAAGGACTTTAACAAACCTAATTCGCAATACAAACTGGTTTTAAGAACAGAAACGGATCAGAAGGATGAAAACGGAGATTTGATAGATAAATGGTGGACAGAAAGTTATGATGCTGTGATTCTGGCCAACGGTCATTATCATGTTCCATATATCACTCCTGTACCAGGCATTGACGAAGTTTTCAAGGAATTTCCTGGTGTAATCACTCATGCTAAAACATTCAGAGACCATAATGTATATAAGGACAAACGAGTGATCGTAGTTGGGGCCAGAGCATCTGCAATTGACATATATCGATTGATTTCCCCTATTACTAAAGAAGTCTACAGTTCTCGAAGGTCTCCAAATTTGTTTGTAGCCGACCCTGACGGACCCAACAACCAAATCAAACCAGTCATCGATCGATATGAAGtatatgaagaagatggtAAGAAATCATTCCGAGTAGTATTTGAAGATGGCTCTGTTGTAACCAATCCAGACGAAGTTATCTATGGAACTGGCTTTAGGTTTTCATTCCCATTTTTGAAACGACTAATTCCCGACTTCAGTATTGGTAACATTATCCCACTTGCATATCAGCATACATTTTATATTCCTGATCCGACATTAGCATTGGTTGGAGTGCCTATTGATGGACTTAGCTTCCGAGTGTTCGAATACCAAGCTGTTTTGGTAGCAAGGTTTTTTGCAGGAAATGCTGTACTACCACCTGAAGAGGTACAACGACAATGGACAGAAGAGAGATTTTCAAGATTTGGGAATACAAGACAGTATCACTCAATTGGCGTTGACGCAGCCCTACCGTATTATGATGATTTAATCACTATAGGAGGCGGTGTGGATCCGATAGGCAAACCTGGATCTCGGCCATTTCCAGTATTGTCGGTCACAGACATTGAAACGTTAAAGGCTGAGAGAGAGAGACTGCGGAAGTTTTTTAATGATACTAGCATCCAAAAGTAG
- the OPT2 gene encoding Opt2p (Oligopeptide transporter; member of the OPT family, with potential orthologs in S. pombe and C. albicans; also plays a role in formation of mature vacuoles; GO_component: GO:0016021 - integral component of membrane [Evidence IEA]; GO_component: GO:0016021 - integral component of membrane [Evidence ISM] [PMID 12192589]; GO_component: GO:0005887 - integral component of plasma membrane [Evidence IC] [PMID 9643541]; GO_component: GO:0016020 - membrane [Evidence IEA,IEA]; GO_function: GO:0015198 - oligopeptide transporter activity [Evidence IDA,ISS] [PMID 9643541]; GO_process: GO:0006857 - oligopeptide transport [Evidence IDA,ISS] [PMID 9643541]; GO_process: GO:0015833 - peptide transport [Evidence IEA]; GO_process: GO:0015031 - protein transport [Evidence IEA]; GO_process: GO:0055085 - transmembrane transport [Evidence IEA]; GO_process: GO:0006810 - transport [Evidence IEA]; GO_process: GO:0042144 - vacuole fusion, non-autophagic [Evidence IMP] [PMID 19767828]): MPNNDEKIIETNSRLRCSFTDEQKAELAAKLGHGVTENHDISMGKDMDYMLSVIANLSESEAKKILQDAIIFHGEDPNFHQGTLDNIKRLVECDHESMKDDGLLYKMKMEAALIYYHSPYPEVRSVSDPLDDPELPVETFRSYVIGLVWVIIGVGVNQFFAPRQPPVSISTSLLQLLVYPCGQLVERLPDWGFTFRGKRYTINPGPWSYKEQILVTVMFSISGLAYINDQIFVQRLEMFYNNKWAGFGYQFTLLLSTQFLGFGLAGFVRHILIYPANCIWPAVFPTLALNRALLKPEQKELINGWSISRYKAFCISFITMFLYFWLPGYLFQALSTFNWITWISPNNYNLAVITGSITGLGVNPIPTFDWNIIDMSGPLFTPFFSYMNMYVGGLIGFLVLIPAIFYSNMYNTGYLPVNSNRIFTNTGASYDVKKILNHKGIADEALYQAYSPPYYTAGNLVTYGAFFAMYPAIIVDTILRRWNVLYDGFKTMYLAILAKSSLVHGYNDAHSRMMKEYKETPLWWYLAISIAALALAIACVEYYPTETPVWGIFFALGIGFVFLIPIGLLYATTNTLFSLNVFTELIAGYALPGKGIALMIIKAFGLNTNLQAISFIADQKLAHYAKIPPRATFRAQMIATFVSSIVSLGVANWQINNYEGICTPLQAQSK, encoded by the coding sequence ATGCCTAACAATGATGAAAAGATCATAGAGACCAATTCGCGTTTAAGATGTTCATTCACGGATGAACAGAAAGCTGAACTGGCAGCAAAACTGGGTCATGGTGTGACTGAGAACCATGACATTAGTATGGGGAAGGATATGGACTACATGCTAAGTGTGATTGCAAACTTATCAGAGAGTgaagcaaagaaaatattACAAGATGCAATTATCTTCCATGGTGAAGATCCAAATTTTCACCAAGGAACGCTAGACAATATAAAGAGGCTTGTAGAATGTGATCACGAGTCAATGAAAGATGACGGTTTGTTGtacaaaatgaaaatggaaGCAGcccttatttattatcactCTCCATACCCAGAAGTACGAAGTGTTAGTGATCCGTTGGACGATCCAGAGTTGCCGGTGGAAACATTTAGAAGCTATGTAATTGGTCTTGTGTGGGTCATCATTGGTGTCGGAGTCAATCAATTCTTCGCACCTCGCCAGCCGCCAGTCTCTATATCTACGAGTTTGTTACAGTTACTTGTCTATCCTTGCGGCCAACTGGTCGAACGACTACCAGACTGGGGATTCACATTTAGAGGGAAACGATACACTATCAATCCAGGACCATGGTCTTATAAGGAGCAAATCCTTGTCACCGTTATGTTTAGTATCTCAGGTTTGGCGTACATAAACGATCAGATCTTTGTGCAACGGCTTGAAATGTTCTACAATAATAAATGGGCTGGCTTTGGATATCAGTTCACGCTATTGCTATCAACACAGTTCCTTGGATTTGGTTTGGCAGGGTTTGTGCGTCATATTTTGATATATCCCGCAAACTGTATTTGGCCAGCAGTATTTCCAACATTAGCTTTAAACAGAGCACTGCTGAAAccagaacaaaaagaacTAATCAACGGATGGTCCATATCACGGTATAAAGCATTCTGTATCAGTTTCATTACCATGTTCCTATACTTTTGGCTACCAGGTTATCTGTTTCAGGCATTAAGCACATTCAATTGGATCACTTGGATCTCGCCTAATAACTATAATCTTGCAGTTATTACTGGATCCATAACCGGCCTCGGCGTTAATCCAATTCCGACTTTTGATTGGAACATTATTGATATGTCAGGACCGTTATTTACCCCGTTCTTTTCGTACATGAACATGTACGTAGGTGGGCTAATTGGGTTTCTAGTCTTGATACCAGCTATATTTTACAGTAACATGTACAATACTGGATACCTGCCAGTCAATTCGAACCGGATTTTCACCAACACAGGGGCATCTTATGACgtcaagaagattcttAACCACAAAGGAATAGCTGATGAAGCACTCTACCAAGCATACTCGCCTCCCTACTATACCGCGGGTAATCTAGTGACTTATGGGGCATTCTTTGCCATGTATCCAGCAATCATTGTAGACACAATCCTGAGAAGATGGAATGTTCTTTACGATGGTTTCAAAACCATGTATTTGGCAATTCTTGCAAAATCGTCGCTTGTTCATGGTTATAACGATGCACATAGTAGGATGATGAAAGAATATAAAGAAACACCTCTATGGTGGTATCTGGCAATATCAATTGCTGCACTGGCTTTGGCAATTGCATGTGTTGAATATTATCCTACCGAAACGCCAGTCTGGGGTATCTTCTTTGCTCTTGGGATTGGCTTTGTGTTTCTCATACCTATCGGTCTGTTGTATGCTACAACTAACACTCTATTCAGTCTTAATGTTTTCACTGAATTGATTGCCGGGTATGCATTACCAGGAAAAGGTATAGCACTTATGATCATTAAAGCCTTTGGCTTGAATACAAACCTTCAAGCCATCTCGTTCATCGCCGACCAAAAGCTGGCTCACTATGCCAAGATCCCCCCAAGAGCAACTTTCAGAGCACAAATGATTGCTACTTTCGTATCTTCGATAGTATCACTCGGTGTTGCTAATTGGCAGATCAACAATTATGAAGGAATCTGCACTCCATTACAGGCACAAAGTAAGTAA
- the YPS3 gene encoding Yps3p (Aspartic protease; member of the yapsin family of proteases involved in cell wall growth and maintenance; attached to the plasma membrane via a glycosylphosphatidylinositol (GPI) anchor; GO_component: GO:0031225 - anchored component of membrane [Evidence IEA]; GO_component: GO:0046658 - anchored component of plasma membrane [Evidence IDA,IPI] [PMID 11016834]; GO_component: GO:0016020 - membrane [Evidence IEA]; GO_component: GO:0005886 - plasma membrane [Evidence IEA,IEA]; GO_function: GO:0004190 - aspartic-type endopeptidase activity [Evidence IEA,IEA]; GO_function: GO:0004190 - aspartic-type endopeptidase activity [Evidence IDA,ISS] [PMID 10191273]; GO_function: GO:0016787 - hydrolase activity [Evidence IEA]; GO_function: GO:0008233 - peptidase activity [Evidence IEA]; GO_process: GO:0031505 - fungal-type cell wall organization [Evidence IGI] [PMID 16087741]; GO_process: GO:0006508 - proteolysis [Evidence IEA,IEA]): MISLFVAVLYLAQSTGVFAVPNGVIQLDLEKVPHPLVNKRDVIDYGNPILQRANQDIADKLDNQKFFYSTTVGIGTPAQKLNLLLDTGSSDTWVFTKDTQVTGNYRPSAIFDPSASKTWKSNGTTFQIQYGIGNTQGQWGTDKFEIGGATVNSLSIGLATNADTANGIIGIGRPEAEITNRNGRVYENLPMRLAAEGHINSAAYSLYLNDLNSKSGTILFGGVDTSKFIGNLKILPITHPKHLAITMQGLSTDGLDKRNLMTSPSVSVLDSGTSLSYFSSDVIQQIHQALNANPSFTIGQKYYCDCNITNNLILNFGSAEIEVPNYDFLWPIETIVSPLVAGVAFPQNSCYLGIEQVQAGMDFSLIGDNLLRAFYTVYDIQNDRIAIGQANPRSGTSNIKLITKNYIPGAV, encoded by the coding sequence ATGATATCTCTATTTGTGGCTGTACTGTACTTGGCACAAAGTACCGGGGTTTTTGCCGTTCCAAATGGAGTAATCCAATTAGATCTAGAAAAGGTCCCGCATCCTCTGGTGAATAAGAGAGATGTGATCGACTATGGAAATCCAATCCTTCAGCGAGCTAATCAAGATATTGCAGATAAGCTTGACAATCAGAAATTCTTCTATTCAACTACCGTCGGTATTGGTACCCCTGCTCAGAAGCTCAATCTCTTACTAGATACCGGATCATCAGATACTTGGGTTTTCACGAAAGACACGCAAGTCACTGGTAACTATAGACCTTCTGCTATCTTTGATCCATCTGCGTCTAAGACTTGGAAGTCAAATGGAACCACgtttcaaattcaatatgGAATTGGCAACACACAGGGCCAATGGGGTACTGATAAGTTCGAGATAGGCGGAGCAACCGTCAACTCACTTTCTATTGGCTTGGCTACTAATGCTGATACAGCCAATGGTATTATTGGTATAGGTAGACCCGAGGCTGAGATCACCAACCGAAACGGAAGAGTTTATGAGAACCTTCCCATGAGATTGGCGGCAGAGGGTCATATCAACTCTGCTGCATACTCTCTGTATCTCAATGACTTGAATTCTAAGAGCGGCACTATTTTGTTTGGAGGTGTTGATACTAGCAAATTCATAGGAAATCTTAAGATTTTGCCTATTACCCACCCTAAGCATTTAGCTATTACCATGCAAGGTTTGTCTACAGATGGATTGGATAAGAGAAATCTTATGACCTCGCCATCTGTATCAGTGTTAGATTCGGGCACATCATTGTCATATTTTTCCTCTGATGTTATTCAACAAATCCATCAGGCACTGAATGCCAACCCGTCATTCACTATTGGTCAGAAGTACTATTGTGATTGTAATATCACGAACAATCTAATTCTAAACTTTGGAAGTGCTGAAATTGAGGTTCCCAATTACGATTTCTTGTGGCCCATAGAAACAATTGTTAGTCCACTTGTGGCTGGTGTTGCGTTTCCGCAAAACTCTTGCTATTTAGGAATCGAACAAGTTCAAGCAGGTATGGACTTCAGTCTGATTGGAGACAACCTGCTTAGAGCTTTCTATACAGTCTATGATATTCAGAACGATCGAATTGCCATTGGTCAAGCAAATCCTAGATCAGGCACCTCTAATATCAAGCTGATCACTAAGAACTATATCCCTGGGGCAGTCTAG